Proteins from a single region of Pelodiscus sinensis isolate JC-2024 chromosome 29, ASM4963464v1, whole genome shotgun sequence:
- the GJC1 gene encoding gap junction gamma-1 protein, translating into MSWSFLTRLLEETHNHSTFVGKIWLTVLIVFRIVLTAVGGESIYYDEQSKFVCNTEQPGCENVCYDAFAPLSHVRFWVFQIILVATPSVMYLGYAIHKIARMVEHSEPDKRTRSKTFSVRWKQHRGLEETEDDHEEDPMMYPEIELESERENKEQPAPTKAKHNGRRRIREDGLMKIYVLQLLSRTTFEVGFLVGQYFLYGFEVSPTFVCSRKPCPHKIDCFISRPTEKTIFLLIMYGVSCLCLLLNVWEMLHLGFGTIRDTLNNKRKQLEDSGTYNYPFTWNTPSAPPGYNIAVKPDQIQYTELSNAKMAYKQNKANIAQEQQYGSNEENIPADLENLQREIKVAQERLDLAIQAYNNQNNPSSSREKKLKAGSNKSSASSKSGDGKTSVWI; encoded by the coding sequence ATGAGTTGGAGTTTCTTGACCCGTCTGTTAGAGGAAACCCACAATCATTCAACGTTTGTTGGCAAAATCTGGCTGACGGTTTTGATTGTCTTTCGGATTGTCCTTACTGCTGTGGGAGGGGAATCCATCTATTATGATGAACAAAGCAAGTTTGTGTGCAACACAGAGCAACCAGGATGTGAAAATGTTTGTTACGATGCTTTTGCTCCTCTTTCACATGTGAGATTTTGGGTCTTTCAGATCATTCTTGTAGCCACTCCCTCTGTGATGTATTTAGGCTATGCCATTCATAAAATTGCCAGAATGGTGGAACATAGCGAACCTGACAAAAGAACCAGGAGCAAAACTTTTTCAGTGCGCTGGAAACAACACCGTGGCTTGGAGGAGACAGAGGATGACCATGAAGAAGATCCAATGATGTATCCAGAAATAGAGCTAGAAAGTGAACGGGAAAACaaagagcagccagcccccactAAAGCCAAGCACAATGGAAGGAGGCGAATCCGAGAGGATGGGCTCATGAAAATCTACGTGCTGCAGCTGCTGTCTAGGACTACGTTTGAAGTTGGCTTTCTTGTTGGTCAATATTTTTTGTATGGGTTTGAAGTCAGCCCCACATTTGTATGTAGCAGGAAACCATGCCCACACAAGATAGATTGTTTCATTTCAAGACCCACTGAAAAGACCATTTTCCTGTTAATTATGTATGGTGTAAGCTGCCTGTGTTTACTTTTGAATGTCTGGGAGATGCTCCATTTGGGATTTGGTACAATTCGAGACACTTTAAACAATAAAAGAAAACAGCTGGAAGACTCGGGTACCTATAACTACCCTTTTACTTGGAATACTCCATCTGCTCCTCCTGGCTATAACATTGCAGTCAAGCCAGATCAAATCCAATATACTGAATTGTCCAATGCCAAAATGGCCTACAAGCAAAACAAAGCTAATATAGCTCAGGAACAGCAGTATGGGAGCAATGAAGAAAACATTCCAGCCGACCTAGAAAATCTACAGAGGGAAATTAAAGTGGCTCAGGAACGTCTGGACCTTGCAATCCAGGCATACAATAACCAAAACAATCCCAGCAGTTCCAGAGAGAAAAAATTGAAAGCAGGCTCGAACAAAAGTAGTGCTAGTAGCAAATCGGGAGATGGAAAGACCTCTGTCTGGATTTAA